From Actinoplanes oblitus, a single genomic window includes:
- a CDS encoding nitroreductase/quinone reductase family protein, producing MAVSFRPAVERAQPPKAPYRVVNQVMRWLLSSPRRAQQIGQHLLLLHLTGRRSGRRFVLPVAYHDAGDGRILVLTSSPWRANLRGRAEVEVTLLGERRPARAQLVEDPDQVAAVYLRLIVAAGRRRAGRRLGIRINVDRVPTPGELAEASRRDGLALIYLDVTR from the coding sequence ATGGCCGTCTCCTTCCGCCCCGCCGTCGAGCGTGCCCAGCCTCCGAAAGCGCCCTACCGGGTCGTCAACCAAGTGATGCGTTGGCTGCTCAGCAGCCCCCGCCGTGCCCAGCAAATCGGACAGCACCTGTTGCTGCTGCATCTCACCGGGCGCAGATCCGGGCGCCGGTTCGTGCTGCCGGTCGCCTACCACGACGCCGGCGACGGCCGGATCCTCGTGCTGACCAGCTCGCCGTGGCGCGCCAACCTGCGCGGCCGTGCCGAGGTCGAGGTGACCCTGCTCGGCGAGCGGCGGCCGGCGCGGGCGCAGCTCGTGGAAGACCCGGACCAGGTCGCCGCGGTGTACCTGCGACTGATCGTGGCGGCCGGCCGGCGCCGGGCCGGCCGCCGTCTGGGCATCCGGATCAACGTGGACCGGGTGCCGACACCCGGCGAGCTGGCCGAGGCGTCCCGTCGTGACGGCCTGGCTCTGATCTACCTGGATGTCACCCGATGA
- a CDS encoding NmrA family NAD(P)-binding protein has product MTAPILVTGATGNVGGAAAQSLLAAGFPVRVAGTDPGRLRSRFPGAEPVLLDLRRPDTFPAAVRGTGGLLLIRPPAVARVGPTLNALVDVAARDTGGHVVFVSVTGADTRRVVPHHRVEKHLSASSSPYTILRPGFFAQNLAGAYRDDIRSDDRIYLPAGRGRVAFLDTRDIGDVVAAVFADAPAHRGVAHTLTGPAALTFDEVAALLTGTLGRPIRYRAASVGGYLRHLRRQRRLPLAQCVVQTVLHTGLRRGQGERVDPTITGLLGRPPRTMAQYIRDHREVWQRP; this is encoded by the coding sequence ATGACCGCGCCGATCCTGGTGACCGGGGCGACCGGCAACGTCGGCGGCGCCGCGGCCCAATCCCTGCTGGCCGCCGGGTTTCCGGTACGCGTGGCGGGCACCGATCCCGGCCGCCTCCGCTCCCGCTTCCCCGGCGCCGAACCGGTCCTGCTCGACCTGCGCCGCCCGGACACGTTCCCGGCGGCGGTGCGCGGGACCGGCGGCCTGCTGCTGATCCGGCCGCCCGCTGTCGCCCGCGTCGGCCCGACCCTGAACGCGCTGGTCGACGTGGCCGCCCGGGACACCGGCGGGCACGTGGTGTTCGTCTCGGTCACCGGCGCCGACACCCGGCGCGTGGTTCCGCACCACCGGGTCGAGAAGCACCTGAGCGCGTCGTCGTCGCCGTACACGATCCTGCGGCCCGGCTTCTTCGCGCAGAACCTGGCCGGCGCCTACCGTGACGACATCCGTTCCGATGACCGGATCTACCTGCCCGCCGGGCGGGGCCGGGTCGCCTTCCTCGACACGCGCGACATCGGTGACGTGGTCGCCGCCGTCTTCGCCGACGCCCCCGCCCACCGCGGCGTGGCACACACCCTCACCGGGCCGGCGGCGCTCACCTTCGACGAGGTCGCCGCCCTGCTCACCGGGACACTGGGACGGCCGATCCGCTATCGGGCAGCCAGCGTCGGGGGCTATCTGCGCCATCTGCGGCGTCAGCGTCGCCTCCCGCTCGCCCAGTGCGTGGTGCAGACGGTGCTGCACACCGGCCTGCGCCGGGGGCAGGGCGAGCGTGTCGATCCGACCATCACCGGGCTGTTGGGGCGGCCCCCGCGGACCATGGCACAGTACATCCGTGACCATCGCGAGGTGTGGCAGCGGCCATGA
- a CDS encoding TetR/AcrR family transcriptional regulator — protein sequence MSRPTDPRVLRSRASVLTSALALLAERGVAGTTIEAVAERSGVAKTTIYRQWDSQTTLVLDAFDSVLAAPSDPATGSLRDDLVQLLTGFAEALRVSPATGLMFALIDAAERDPAFAALHRRQAENRHRLILRVLARGIERGELSADADPADLLDLLAGPIFHRRAVTGRTLDAAFAERVVDRVLIAYRVAT from the coding sequence ATGAGCCGGCCCACTGACCCCCGGGTGCTGCGCAGCCGGGCCAGCGTGCTGACCAGCGCGCTGGCACTGCTCGCCGAGCGGGGCGTCGCCGGCACCACCATCGAGGCGGTGGCCGAGCGCTCGGGCGTCGCCAAGACCACCATCTACCGCCAGTGGGACAGCCAGACCACGCTCGTTCTGGACGCCTTCGACAGCGTCCTCGCCGCGCCGTCGGACCCGGCCACCGGCAGCCTGCGCGACGACCTGGTCCAGCTGCTCACCGGCTTCGCCGAGGCCCTCCGGGTCAGCCCGGCCACCGGACTGATGTTCGCGCTCATCGACGCCGCCGAACGCGATCCCGCCTTCGCCGCCCTGCACCGCCGGCAGGCCGAGAACCGCCACCGGCTCATCCTGCGGGTCCTCGCCCGGGGGATCGAACGGGGCGAACTGAGCGCCGACGCCGACCCGGCCGATCTGCTCGATCTGCTCGCCGGGCCGATCTTCCACCGACGTGCCGTGACGGGCCGGACGCTCGACGCCGCCTTCGCCGAGCGGGTGGTCGACCGCGTGCTCATCGCGTACCGGGTCGCCACCTGA